In the genome of Cronobacter malonaticus LMG 23826, one region contains:
- the nrdI gene encoding class Ib ribonucleoside-diphosphate reductase assembly flavoprotein NrdI — MSALIYFSSRSENTHRFIARLGLPAARIPLEDRERLRADEPYILVVPTYGGGGTAGAVPRQVIRFLNDEHNRALLRGVIAAGNRNFGEGFCRAGDIIAHKCQVPFLYRFELMGTGQDIDNVRKGVSEFWQRQH; from the coding sequence ATGAGCGCCCTGATTTACTTCTCCAGCCGCTCGGAAAATACCCACCGTTTTATTGCGCGGCTGGGGCTGCCGGCGGCGCGAATTCCGCTGGAGGATCGCGAGCGGCTGCGGGCAGACGAGCCTTACATCCTGGTGGTGCCGACCTACGGCGGCGGCGGCACCGCCGGTGCCGTCCCGCGCCAGGTGATTCGGTTTCTTAATGATGAACACAACCGCGCGCTGCTGCGCGGGGTGATCGCCGCAGGCAACCGTAATTTCGGCGAAGGGTTTTGCCGCGCAGGCGACATCATCGCCCACAAATGCCAGGTGCCGTTTCTCTATCGCTTCGAGCTGATGGGCACCGGGCAAGACATCGATAACGTACGTAAGGGAGTGAGCGAATTTTGGCAACGACAACATTAA
- the nrdH gene encoding glutaredoxin-like protein NrdH — protein MRITIYTRNDCVQCHATKRALESRGIAFDTINLDEQPEAIDTLRAQGFRQLPVVMADSLSWSGFRPDMINRLRADSLAANA, from the coding sequence ATGCGCATAACTATTTACACAAGAAATGATTGCGTCCAGTGTCACGCCACTAAACGCGCGCTGGAAAGCCGCGGGATCGCGTTTGACACCATCAATCTCGACGAACAGCCGGAAGCCATCGACACACTGCGCGCCCAGGGTTTTCGCCAGTTGCCGGTGGTGATGGCCGATTCCCTGAGCTGGAGCGGTTTTCGCCCGGACATGATTAACCGCCTGCGCGCAGACTCCCTTGCGGCGAACGCATGA
- a CDS encoding DUF883 family protein, producing MFNRNTRSDVNAGVDEINQDISRLADTLEGVLKSWGSDAKGEADVARRKAESLLRETRARMHGRSQVSQAARDAVSCASTFVRERPLSSLGIGAAVGIFLGALLITRR from the coding sequence ATGTTTAACCGAAATACCCGTAGTGATGTGAACGCTGGTGTGGATGAGATCAACCAGGACATCAGCCGCCTTGCCGATACGCTGGAAGGCGTCCTCAAATCCTGGGGCAGCGATGCCAAAGGCGAAGCGGACGTGGCGCGCCGTAAAGCGGAATCGCTGCTGCGCGAAACCCGCGCACGTATGCATGGCAGAAGCCAGGTTTCTCAGGCGGCCCGCGACGCGGTCAGCTGCGCCAGCACGTTTGTACGTGAGCGCCCGCTGAGCAGCCTGGGTATTGGCGCGGCAGTCGGGATTTTCCTCGGCGCGCTGCTGATTACCCGCCGCTAA
- a CDS encoding DUF2002 family protein, with product MYLRPDEVARVLEKAGFTMDVVTPKTYGYRRGENYVYVNREARMGRTALVIHPTLRERSQSLADPASEMKTCDHYQQFPLWLGGDAQEHYGIPLGFSSRMALERYLNGLFGEPQ from the coding sequence ATGTATTTACGACCCGATGAGGTGGCGCGCGTACTGGAGAAAGCCGGGTTTACCATGGATGTGGTGACGCCAAAAACTTATGGTTATCGTCGCGGCGAGAATTATGTCTATGTGAATCGTGAAGCGCGGATGGGGCGCACGGCGCTGGTCATCCACCCCACGCTCAGGGAGCGCAGCCAGTCGCTGGCAGACCCGGCTTCAGAAATGAAAACCTGCGATCACTACCAGCAGTTTCCGCTGTGGCTTGGCGGCGACGCGCAGGAGCATTACGGCATTCCGCTGGGATTCAGCTCCCGCATGGCACTGGAGCGTTATCTGAACGGCTTATTTGGCGAACCGCAGTAA
- a CDS encoding L-alanine exporter AlaE — protein sequence MFSPHSRLRHAVADTFAMVVYCSVVGMMIEIFVSGMSFEQSLSSRLVAIPVNMVIAWPYGLYRDAVMRFAGRVGKGRLVKNLADVIAYITFQSPVYAAILLFVGADIPQIITAVSSNIVVSMMMGAAYGYFLDYCRRLFRVSPAAPVSAQA from the coding sequence ATGTTTTCTCCGCATTCTCGCCTGCGTCACGCCGTAGCGGACACGTTTGCCATGGTAGTGTATTGCTCCGTCGTGGGGATGATGATTGAAATATTCGTCTCAGGAATGAGCTTCGAGCAATCGCTCTCGTCACGTCTGGTAGCGATACCGGTCAATATGGTGATTGCCTGGCCGTATGGCCTTTACCGCGACGCCGTAATGCGCTTTGCCGGGCGCGTGGGTAAAGGCCGCCTGGTGAAAAATCTGGCAGATGTTATCGCCTACATTACCTTTCAGTCGCCGGTGTACGCCGCCATCCTGCTGTTTGTGGGCGCGGATATCCCGCAGATTATCACCGCGGTAAGCTCCAATATTGTGGTGTCGATGATGATGGGGGCGGCTTACGGGTATTTCCTCGATTATTGCCGCCGTCTGTTCCGGGTAAGCCCCGCCGCGCCGGTCAGCGCGCAGGCCTGA
- a CDS encoding YqaE/Pmp3 family membrane protein, translated as MGFWRIIFTIILPPLGVLLGKGVGGAFLINILLTLLGYFPGLIHAFWVQTKN; from the coding sequence ATGGGATTCTGGAGAATCATTTTTACTATCATTCTGCCGCCGCTTGGCGTACTGCTGGGGAAAGGTGTCGGTGGGGCGTTCCTTATTAACATCCTCCTGACGCTGCTGGGTTATTTCCCGGGGCTCATCCATGCCTTCTGGGTTCAAACCAAAAACTAA
- a CDS encoding methyl-accepting chemotaxis protein: MYRCNKLPTSLRDAGVPDKPGILMVFVPPNADFHAVSQVWQRFATPERTVLVLSSTGTLCQQDKATVYCSLESDEGSWLLLPKALIGRHEVHSVDLHTRIPGAVQRVQAISRDLSALNVQMPLSADRTFAMIYCDGLAASEGFLMQAWYKSGRFPCLAVGGAAGGKLDFSGTWMSVNGRMMDGRAIVILCEMAPGKSFAPFKSQNFQPTDKSWLVAQADPVARTVTSLFDAKDHQQPITSYLASQLNCKPDQLAQALEGYTFAVKVGDDFFIRSVAQIESSQIRFFCDLEFGDRLYLMKATDFVAHTEHDWQAFTRRYGKPSGMLLNDCVLRRMNNLATLPRADFFRKIPAAGFSSFGEILGVPINQTLSALVFFDKPNQAMSQFPVEYAAYAAHYAQRTLRRWEAMHRMQSQVIEQVISYQQELSPLLSTLPLLEHATSQQTETLDIAQGNIRSMSNAARDTRDAQDRLEQGLSDLETISAGITKITSGIRSIADQTNLLALNAAVEAARAGESGRGFAVVAGEVRRLAHLSREQAEATAHSINESVETIARIRQVTTETVSATQTMADRSIEAADRIASMSEQTSEERENVAQSLGRLKVVAKGMDAMQEAVAQLRTLQELAK; encoded by the coding sequence GTGTATCGCTGTAATAAATTACCTACATCGTTACGTGACGCGGGCGTGCCGGATAAGCCGGGCATCTTGATGGTATTTGTACCGCCCAACGCGGATTTTCATGCTGTCAGTCAGGTCTGGCAGCGCTTCGCCACGCCGGAACGCACCGTACTTGTGCTTTCCTCCACCGGCACGCTGTGCCAGCAGGATAAAGCGACGGTCTATTGCTCTTTGGAGAGCGACGAAGGGAGCTGGTTACTGCTGCCAAAAGCGCTGATTGGCCGTCATGAAGTGCATTCTGTCGATCTTCACACCCGCATTCCGGGCGCGGTACAGCGCGTGCAGGCGATCTCGCGCGATCTCAGCGCGCTCAATGTGCAGATGCCGCTCAGCGCCGACCGCACGTTTGCGATGATTTACTGCGACGGGCTGGCCGCGTCGGAAGGTTTCCTGATGCAGGCCTGGTATAAATCCGGGCGTTTCCCGTGTCTCGCGGTCGGCGGGGCGGCGGGCGGCAAGCTCGATTTCAGCGGCACCTGGATGAGCGTTAACGGCCGGATGATGGACGGCCGCGCGATTGTCATCCTGTGTGAAATGGCACCGGGTAAATCTTTCGCGCCGTTTAAAAGCCAGAACTTCCAGCCGACCGACAAAAGCTGGCTGGTGGCGCAGGCCGATCCGGTCGCGCGTACCGTCACGTCGCTGTTCGACGCAAAGGATCATCAACAGCCCATTACGTCGTATCTGGCAAGCCAGCTCAACTGCAAACCGGACCAGCTGGCGCAGGCGCTGGAGGGTTACACCTTCGCGGTAAAAGTAGGCGATGATTTCTTTATTCGCTCCGTGGCGCAGATCGAGTCCTCACAGATCCGCTTCTTTTGCGATCTGGAATTTGGCGACAGGCTGTATCTGATGAAAGCGACCGATTTTGTCGCGCACACGGAGCACGACTGGCAGGCGTTCACGCGTCGCTACGGTAAACCGTCCGGAATGCTGCTTAACGACTGCGTACTGCGCCGCATGAACAACCTGGCAACGCTGCCGCGCGCCGATTTCTTTCGCAAGATCCCGGCGGCGGGCTTCTCAAGCTTTGGCGAAATTCTTGGGGTGCCTATCAACCAGACACTCTCCGCGCTGGTGTTTTTCGATAAGCCCAACCAGGCGATGAGCCAGTTCCCGGTGGAATACGCGGCCTACGCGGCACACTACGCGCAACGCACGCTGCGCCGCTGGGAGGCGATGCACCGTATGCAGTCGCAGGTGATTGAGCAGGTCATCAGCTATCAGCAGGAGCTGTCGCCGCTGCTCTCCACGCTGCCGCTGCTGGAGCATGCCACATCGCAACAGACTGAGACGCTGGATATCGCTCAGGGGAATATCCGCTCTATGAGCAATGCCGCGCGCGACACCCGTGACGCGCAGGACAGGCTGGAGCAGGGCTTAAGCGATCTGGAGACCATTTCGGCGGGGATCACTAAAATCACCAGCGGGATCCGCTCTATCGCCGATCAGACCAACCTGCTGGCGCTCAACGCCGCGGTTGAAGCGGCGAGAGCCGGTGAATCCGGGCGCGGTTTCGCCGTGGTGGCAGGCGAAGTGCGCCGTCTGGCGCATCTGTCACGCGAGCAGGCGGAGGCGACGGCACACAGCATCAACGAATCTGTCGAGACCATTGCGCGTATTCGCCAGGTCACCACGGAAACGGTCAGCGCGACCCAGACCATGGCGGACCGCAGTATCGAAGCCGCGGATCGCATCGCTTCGATGAGCGAGCAGACCAGCGAAGAGCGCGAAAACGTCGCCCAGAGCCTGGGACGTCTGAAGGTTGTCGCCAAAGGGATGGACGCGATGCAGGAGGCGGTCGCTCAGCTGCGCACGTTGCAGGAGCTGGCGAAGTAA
- a CDS encoding STY0301 family protein codes for MHRARKTTGIIILSWNKTLLLSTAFFIFSGAACAGKITCPNTLQNALTTHRLNDATLFQGPPEKHGELMPDNDSHIVWTLQEYQDYGKKMGLPLWLVCRYENTSKTVELKVPDSANQCKAGLEDNSTRFYAFCE; via the coding sequence ATGCACCGCGCGCGGAAAACAACGGGGATAATTATTCTGTCGTGGAATAAAACACTACTGCTGAGCACGGCTTTTTTTATCTTTTCAGGCGCTGCCTGTGCCGGAAAAATAACGTGCCCGAACACGTTACAGAATGCCTTAACCACACACCGCTTAAATGACGCCACCCTTTTCCAGGGTCCGCCGGAAAAACACGGTGAACTGATGCCTGATAATGACAGCCACATAGTCTGGACGCTGCAAGAGTATCAGGATTACGGAAAGAAAATGGGTTTGCCGCTCTGGCTGGTTTGCCGTTATGAAAACACCTCTAAAACCGTGGAATTAAAGGTGCCGGATAGCGCGAATCAATGTAAAGCTGGGCTTGAGGATAATAGCACCCGGTTTTACGCGTTTTGTGAATAA
- a CDS encoding DUF1493 family protein: protein MTLNKKTTAAVLKWYDEKWNLPGLLRKKIPLTPEISLTTGRYPWARETGDEIMQDYFNRFSVDDTSFDFLRYWPPETGIWPNCLRPRALRVEIKDPEPLTISMLIESAKAGRWLY, encoded by the coding sequence ATGACTTTGAACAAGAAAACTACAGCAGCTGTTTTGAAATGGTATGACGAAAAGTGGAATCTCCCTGGGCTATTGCGCAAGAAAATACCGCTCACGCCTGAAATCAGCCTCACCACAGGCCGCTATCCGTGGGCGCGAGAGACGGGAGATGAGATTATGCAGGACTATTTTAACCGGTTTTCTGTGGATGATACGAGCTTTGATTTTTTAAGATACTGGCCTCCTGAAACAGGTATTTGGCCTAATTGCTTACGCCCTCGAGCATTGCGGGTGGAAATAAAAGATCCTGAACCATTAACCATATCTATGTTAATCGAGTCTGCGAAAGCCGGGCGATGGCTTTATTGA
- a CDS encoding acyl-CoA thioesterase, which produces MFSKIYEVDESHIDFQGVVDGLYYPFYMEWARHAFMKEALGIDIEEEFKQGRLYMVLEYSLRFRQSLKKGDTVEVTCQLEKNVKRNRVNFAQQIRVNGTTYAEATFVATCLVNGRPSMPDAVVKALEEL; this is translated from the coding sequence ATGTTCAGTAAAATTTATGAGGTTGATGAAAGCCATATCGATTTTCAGGGCGTCGTGGACGGGCTCTATTACCCGTTTTACATGGAATGGGCGCGCCACGCGTTTATGAAAGAAGCGCTGGGGATTGATATCGAAGAGGAGTTTAAGCAGGGGCGCCTGTACATGGTGCTGGAGTATTCCCTGCGTTTTCGCCAGAGCCTGAAAAAAGGCGACACCGTGGAAGTGACCTGCCAGCTTGAAAAAAACGTCAAGCGCAACCGGGTCAACTTCGCTCAGCAGATCCGCGTGAATGGCACAACCTATGCGGAAGCAACCTTCGTCGCCACCTGTCTGGTTAACGGCAGACCTTCTATGCCCGACGCGGTGGTCAAGGCGTTAGAAGAACTCTGA